The following coding sequences lie in one Thalassoglobus polymorphus genomic window:
- a CDS encoding ribosomal protein L7/L12, protein MTDLNDEQRQEILDAIKSGKKIQAIKSYREYTGQGLKESKEFIDRLTAQLLEEDPDAIQTSKVGCGTAMVAFSILVMLTYVGMVS, encoded by the coding sequence ATGACTGATCTCAATGATGAACAACGCCAGGAAATTCTCGATGCAATCAAGTCTGGGAAAAAAATCCAGGCGATAAAATCATATCGTGAGTATACTGGCCAAGGGCTGAAAGAATCGAAAGAGTTCATCGATCGACTCACAGCTCAACTTTTGGAAGAAGATCCCGATGCAATTCAGACTTCCAAAGTGGGATGCGGGACAGCGATGGTTGCATTTTCAATTCTGGTAATGTTGACTTACGTTGGAATGGTTTCGTGA
- the fdhF gene encoding formate dehydrogenase subunit alpha: MATDMDTTTSIKLTIDGQQVSVTPGTTLWEAARDQGIDIPVLCHSEKMDPVGVCRMCVVDVGGRTLAPSCMRECESDLEVQTDSDKVKKHRRMLTSLLLSDYEQTQAKENEYLPKANLLTDLGIKFELVDEDGIAQDETLNLFRELNQKTDQHSRLSQPRPHDASSPVIFVDHQACIMCDRCIRACDEIQSNDVMSRSGKGYTAQISFDLNTPMGESTCVSCGECAAACPTDALSHKANTKSAFDNALPITNIDSVCPYCGVGCSITYQKQGNSIVKADGRESPVNHGRLCVKGRYGWDYTMHPQRLTKPLIRREENYPKGPLSAEVKSSLSGKKKKPGGIVTDENVYAAFREATWEEALDLVASKLTAIRSEHGNNALAGFGSAKCSNEEAYLFQKLIRAGFGTNNVDHCTRLCHASSVAALMETIGSGAVTNVFADVENSAVCLITGSNATANHPVAATFMKAAVDHGTKLIIVDPRDHDLTRYATHFAQINPGSDVAFYNGVMHCLIRDGLIDNEYIDEFTEGFEDLKQLVLNEWSPEAASQICGIEPEQIEAIAQTIGEATPNGKSGSMLIFWGMGISQHTHGTDNARCLISLCLLTGNIGKPGSGLHPLRGQNNVQGASDAGLIPMVFPDYQSVTNDEIRSKFERSWGVQLDPNPGLTVVEIMRGALARSIRGMYIMGENPFLSDPNANKVRKGLSSLDFLVVQDIFLTETAEFADVILPASSFFEKTGTYTNTDRRVQLGRKVLDSPGEARVDWEIICEIARRMGLPMDYEDVSSVFDEFASLTESYAKLSHQALGSTGKLWPCEDAENSDGEQILFGDGFPTPNKRAQFVPCRFLPAKELPDEDYPLVLTTGRVLEHWHTGSMTRRSDALDAIEPVAFAALNPEDLANYQLEDGELIRVASRRGEIELQVRSDYSVEEGTIFIPFHFREASANILTIDELDPYGKIPEFKFCAVRIESAAKATEASHQ; encoded by the coding sequence ATGGCAACTGATATGGACACCACGACCTCAATCAAACTGACCATTGATGGGCAGCAGGTCTCTGTTACCCCAGGGACAACTCTTTGGGAAGCAGCCCGCGATCAGGGGATCGACATTCCGGTCTTGTGTCACTCTGAAAAGATGGACCCAGTCGGCGTTTGCCGAATGTGTGTCGTCGACGTCGGTGGTCGCACGCTTGCCCCTTCCTGTATGCGCGAATGTGAATCTGACCTTGAAGTCCAGACCGACAGCGACAAGGTCAAAAAACATCGACGGATGCTCACGTCGTTATTGCTCAGCGATTACGAGCAGACACAAGCCAAAGAGAATGAATACCTCCCGAAGGCGAATTTGCTGACGGACCTGGGAATCAAATTCGAACTGGTTGATGAAGATGGAATTGCACAGGACGAAACTCTGAACCTGTTTCGTGAACTGAATCAAAAAACGGACCAGCATTCGCGTTTATCTCAGCCACGCCCACACGATGCGAGTTCACCGGTCATCTTTGTCGATCATCAAGCTTGCATTATGTGCGATCGCTGCATTCGAGCTTGCGACGAAATTCAGTCAAATGATGTGATGAGCCGGTCGGGGAAAGGGTACACCGCACAGATTTCTTTTGACCTCAACACCCCCATGGGCGAAAGCACGTGCGTCTCTTGCGGAGAGTGCGCTGCTGCCTGCCCGACAGATGCCCTCTCACATAAAGCCAACACAAAATCAGCTTTCGATAACGCCTTACCGATCACAAACATTGACAGCGTTTGTCCGTATTGTGGCGTCGGTTGCTCAATCACTTATCAGAAGCAAGGCAACTCGATTGTGAAAGCGGACGGTCGAGAGAGCCCGGTGAATCATGGACGCTTATGCGTCAAAGGACGCTACGGCTGGGACTACACCATGCACCCGCAGCGACTCACCAAACCGTTGATTCGCCGAGAAGAAAACTATCCCAAAGGTCCGCTCTCTGCCGAAGTGAAATCTTCGCTGTCCGGGAAGAAAAAGAAACCGGGCGGAATCGTAACTGACGAAAATGTCTACGCAGCCTTTCGCGAAGCGACGTGGGAAGAAGCTCTTGATCTTGTTGCTTCGAAACTGACTGCGATTCGATCCGAACATGGCAACAATGCCTTGGCAGGTTTCGGATCAGCGAAGTGTTCGAATGAAGAGGCCTATCTGTTTCAGAAGTTGATTCGCGCTGGCTTCGGAACCAACAATGTTGATCATTGCACAAGATTGTGTCATGCATCCTCGGTCGCTGCCTTGATGGAAACGATCGGTTCTGGGGCTGTCACCAACGTTTTTGCAGATGTCGAAAACTCAGCGGTCTGTTTAATCACCGGATCAAATGCGACGGCGAATCATCCCGTCGCAGCGACCTTCATGAAAGCAGCGGTTGATCACGGGACAAAATTGATCATTGTCGATCCACGTGATCACGACTTAACGAGATATGCGACCCATTTCGCTCAAATCAATCCGGGAAGTGACGTCGCTTTCTACAACGGTGTGATGCACTGTTTGATCCGGGATGGCCTGATCGACAATGAATACATCGACGAGTTCACCGAAGGGTTCGAGGACCTGAAACAACTCGTTCTGAATGAGTGGTCACCAGAAGCGGCCTCGCAAATTTGTGGTATCGAACCGGAACAAATAGAAGCGATAGCCCAAACGATCGGAGAAGCAACTCCCAACGGAAAGTCCGGCAGTATGCTCATCTTTTGGGGAATGGGAATTTCTCAGCATACACACGGGACTGACAACGCGCGTTGTCTGATTTCGCTGTGCCTTCTGACCGGAAACATCGGCAAGCCCGGCTCTGGACTTCATCCATTACGTGGACAGAACAACGTACAGGGTGCGAGCGACGCCGGACTGATCCCGATGGTTTTCCCTGACTATCAATCAGTCACCAATGACGAAATTCGTAGCAAATTTGAACGATCCTGGGGTGTGCAACTCGATCCAAATCCAGGTCTGACCGTCGTCGAAATTATGAGGGGGGCCCTGGCAAGATCAATCCGTGGGATGTACATCATGGGAGAGAATCCATTTCTCTCGGACCCCAACGCAAATAAAGTCCGCAAAGGACTTTCCTCACTCGACTTCCTCGTTGTGCAGGACATCTTCCTGACTGAAACCGCAGAATTCGCGGACGTCATTTTGCCCGCGAGCAGTTTCTTCGAGAAAACAGGAACGTACACCAACACCGACCGACGCGTTCAACTCGGCCGAAAAGTCCTCGACTCTCCCGGAGAAGCACGGGTCGACTGGGAGATCATTTGCGAAATTGCCAGACGGATGGGGCTGCCGATGGACTATGAAGACGTCTCCAGTGTCTTCGACGAGTTTGCATCGCTGACAGAGAGCTATGCCAAACTCAGCCATCAGGCACTCGGCTCAACCGGAAAATTGTGGCCCTGCGAGGATGCTGAAAACAGCGACGGGGAGCAAATTTTGTTTGGCGATGGATTCCCGACACCAAACAAGCGGGCTCAGTTCGTTCCGTGTCGTTTTCTGCCAGCGAAGGAACTTCCTGACGAAGACTATCCATTGGTTCTCACAACCGGTCGTGTTTTAGAACATTGGCACACCGGGAGCATGACCCGTCGTAGCGATGCGCTCGATGCCATCGAGCCGGTCGCCTTTGCCGCCTTGAATCCTGAAGACCTTGCAAATTATCAACTTGAAGATGGCGAGCTGATTCGCGTCGCCTCACGACGAGGCGAGATCGAACTTCAAGTGCGCAGCGACTATTCCGTTGAAGAAGGCACGATCTTTATCCCTTTCCACTTTCGAGAAGCCTCTGCAAACATTCTCACCATCGATGAGCTTGACCCCTACGGTAAAATCCCTGAGTTCAAGTTCTGTGCGGTGAGGATTGAATCGGCTGCAAAAGCGACTGAAGCCTCACATCAATAA
- a CDS encoding HEAT repeat domain-containing protein, translating to MADDKGESGDNPAAPPPAAEKAAAPSAVQWQKPSWYMDEKEANQFQRQKIRIVQFLKQNNLNTSQRNEVYKIAYFYLSRMTHEDVRQSIPKDVTTRLNTDILSSSNRPEARAILMDEILKEVPKILNHPSAIVRTNAVMMLTELSIEPANFQSRTPALPYVPVHKVLIDILGDTTQLPECKVIAARGLARVCRDAVNNTLTTANRSDIAIALTTALKSVPPGSADEVWWLRYRLVDALGFVDRIGDINNNPIVIDAILEVLSNPEEQLIVRTQAALSISRLPFTGSTNVQLITHEICQLTLRLSAEFNKDKKNPKGPQWRTYFSRVYISFRPELQSEAENNWGLLYQVKRGGLGGSANYVNDAFSQIMPIIKSIVESENPGPIPDAALKSLADWTKTNKPTDRKVTPKSKPLPE from the coding sequence TTGGCAGACGACAAGGGAGAGAGTGGGGATAATCCCGCTGCCCCACCGCCCGCCGCTGAAAAAGCTGCAGCTCCTTCCGCCGTTCAATGGCAAAAGCCGTCATGGTATATGGACGAGAAGGAAGCGAATCAATTTCAGCGACAGAAAATCAGGATCGTTCAATTTCTCAAACAGAACAACCTGAACACGAGTCAGCGAAACGAAGTCTACAAAATTGCGTACTTCTATCTTTCGCGGATGACTCATGAAGATGTCCGTCAGTCGATCCCCAAAGATGTCACGACTCGACTGAACACCGACATTCTCTCATCAAGTAATCGGCCAGAAGCCAGGGCCATTCTGATGGATGAGATCCTCAAAGAGGTTCCGAAGATTCTGAACCATCCCAGCGCCATTGTGCGTACGAATGCAGTGATGATGCTGACCGAATTGAGTATCGAACCTGCAAACTTTCAGTCAAGAACTCCAGCACTTCCGTACGTTCCGGTTCACAAAGTCTTAATTGACATTCTGGGAGATACAACACAACTGCCCGAGTGCAAGGTGATTGCAGCTCGTGGGTTGGCTCGTGTTTGTCGGGACGCGGTCAATAACACGCTAACAACTGCGAATCGTTCAGATATTGCGATTGCTTTGACAACGGCTTTGAAATCTGTTCCTCCGGGCTCAGCTGATGAAGTCTGGTGGCTCCGATATCGACTCGTTGATGCGTTAGGATTTGTGGACCGCATCGGGGATATCAACAACAATCCGATTGTGATTGACGCGATTCTTGAGGTGCTCTCAAACCCTGAAGAACAATTGATTGTCCGCACACAGGCCGCTCTCAGTATTTCCCGCTTGCCATTCACCGGCTCGACGAATGTCCAACTGATTACTCACGAAATTTGCCAGTTAACACTCAGGCTCTCAGCGGAATTCAACAAAGACAAAAAGAATCCCAAGGGACCGCAATGGCGAACTTACTTCTCGCGTGTCTATATTTCGTTCCGTCCAGAGCTGCAATCGGAGGCGGAGAACAACTGGGGACTGCTTTATCAGGTCAAGCGTGGAGGACTGGGAGGAAGTGCTAATTACGTGAACGATGCATTTTCCCAGATCATGCCCATCATCAAATCGATTGTTGAATCGGAAAACCCTGGCCCAATCCCGGATGCTGCCTTGAAATCGCTGGCAGACTGGACCAAAACAAACAAGCCGACAGACCGAAAAGTTACCCCAAAGAGTAAACCACTGCCTGAATAA
- a CDS encoding LOG family protein — translation MSQDQNRKARLARTDVSEDHPLVTEHDPTTERTSRLVEEIKETADKFARDRATRGDLKIVSRALRELRYAFKVFTPYRRDRKVTVFGSARTSPDHPAYQASLAFGKRFADAGWYVVTGAGGGIMEGAHVGAGRKMSMGLNIMLPFEQESNYVISNDEKLVNLKYFFTRKLMFVKEVHAVALFPGGFGTQDECFETLTLIQTGKRELMPIVLVDEPGGSYWKDWQQFIIKQLEKNGLISPADHSLYKITDSIDEAFDEIMNFYCVYHSMRYVKDKLYFRLHFEPTEELLEELNTNFADIISSGIIERVDAHPQEADEEHLAHMPRLAFNFNRRDMGRLRQMVDCINDSFDACAVTWSPDD, via the coding sequence ATGTCACAAGATCAAAATCGCAAAGCTCGGCTTGCGCGAACAGATGTCTCCGAAGATCATCCACTTGTTACAGAACACGATCCAACAACCGAGCGGACTTCTCGATTAGTCGAAGAGATCAAGGAGACTGCCGACAAGTTCGCGCGAGACCGTGCGACTCGTGGGGACCTGAAAATTGTCTCTCGCGCACTCCGTGAGCTTCGCTACGCCTTCAAGGTCTTCACGCCCTATCGAAGAGACCGGAAAGTCACCGTATTCGGTTCTGCTCGAACCAGCCCGGATCACCCGGCATATCAGGCCTCTTTAGCCTTTGGAAAACGCTTTGCCGACGCAGGCTGGTATGTCGTGACAGGTGCCGGCGGAGGGATCATGGAAGGGGCCCACGTTGGTGCGGGTCGCAAAATGTCGATGGGGCTGAACATCATGCTTCCCTTCGAACAGGAATCCAACTACGTCATCAGCAATGATGAAAAACTCGTCAACTTGAAGTATTTCTTCACCCGCAAGTTGATGTTCGTGAAAGAGGTCCATGCTGTCGCATTGTTCCCAGGAGGTTTTGGAACCCAAGACGAATGTTTCGAAACCCTCACGCTCATACAAACCGGAAAACGTGAATTGATGCCGATTGTCCTCGTCGATGAGCCAGGCGGAAGTTACTGGAAGGACTGGCAACAATTCATCATCAAACAACTGGAGAAGAATGGACTCATCTCACCAGCTGACCATTCGCTCTATAAAATCACAGACAGTATCGACGAAGCTTTCGATGAAATCATGAACTTCTATTGCGTGTACCACAGCATGCGATACGTCAAAGACAAACTCTATTTTCGCCTGCATTTCGAGCCGACCGAAGAACTGCTTGAAGAACTCAATACCAACTTTGCAGATATCATCTCCAGTGGAATTATCGAGCGTGTCGACGCACATCCGCAGGAAGCTGACGAAGAGCACCTGGCGCACATGCCACGCTTAGCCTTCAACTTTAATCGACGAGACATGGGGCGACTGCGACAAATGGTCGACTGCATCAATGACTCTTTTGATGCCTGTGCAGTGACTTGGTCACCGGATGATTAA
- a CDS encoding histone deacetylase family protein — protein MTTVLTSAEFEKHQTGQHPENPHRIRVLREMLDSFPKHERLKFAGVEQAEKRAITAVHPLDHLQNVQNVAQAGGGRLDADTVVSPDSYRVATLAAGTVCKAVQLVLTGKDPQALCLIRPPGHHAVPDHAMGFCLFNNVAIAARYAQQECDVSNILIVDWDVHHGNGTQDVFYDDETVTFFSIHRFPFYPGSGDSDETGRGKGLGKTFNEPVPFGTSRKAYLDRFEKTLTKAAEVSKPELILLSAGFDAHRLDPIGSLGLETEDFATLTNMVLDVAQTHSQGRLVSMLEGGYHPEALAASVKVHLEELLGD, from the coding sequence ATGACAACGGTCCTGACATCCGCAGAATTCGAAAAACATCAAACTGGTCAACATCCAGAAAATCCGCATCGAATTCGTGTTCTCAGGGAAATGCTTGACTCCTTCCCGAAGCATGAACGACTGAAGTTCGCCGGAGTTGAACAGGCTGAAAAGCGAGCTATTACTGCAGTTCATCCTCTGGACCATCTTCAGAATGTCCAAAACGTCGCTCAAGCTGGAGGCGGTCGACTCGATGCAGATACAGTCGTCAGCCCTGATTCTTATCGAGTTGCGACTCTTGCTGCCGGAACTGTTTGTAAAGCGGTTCAACTTGTCCTGACCGGAAAGGACCCGCAAGCTCTCTGTTTGATCCGACCACCGGGACACCATGCGGTCCCGGATCATGCGATGGGGTTTTGTCTGTTTAACAATGTTGCGATCGCTGCTCGATACGCTCAGCAGGAATGTGACGTTTCCAATATTTTGATTGTCGACTGGGATGTCCATCACGGGAACGGAACACAAGACGTGTTTTACGATGACGAAACAGTCACCTTCTTTTCCATACACCGCTTTCCCTTTTACCCCGGTTCCGGTGACAGCGATGAAACAGGGCGGGGCAAGGGGTTGGGAAAGACTTTCAACGAACCGGTTCCCTTCGGGACATCGCGAAAGGCCTACCTCGACCGTTTTGAAAAAACGTTGACGAAGGCTGCCGAAGTTTCAAAGCCAGAGCTGATCTTGCTCAGCGCCGGCTTTGACGCACATCGTCTCGATCCGATTGGCTCGCTGGGGCTCGAAACTGAAGACTTCGCAACGCTCACAAACATGGTGCTCGATGTTGCTCAAACACACAGTCAGGGGCGTTTAGTCAGTATGCTTGAAGGTGGCTACCACCCTGAAGCCCTGGCAGCTTCGGTCAAGGTCCACCTCGAAGAATTACTGGGCGACTGA
- a CDS encoding NADH-ubiquinone oxidoreductase-F iron-sulfur binding region domain-containing protein, translating to MKLLRQLMEQQHERGYLSDENLREISRNQKIPLYRLEELVSFYPAFRREAPKQFTIDVCRDACCQMAENSASRQVLLNTLNQQNVDYELREVSCLGRCDAAPAVAVNDNPIAPRTLNDIEVKTALGNTAPHNGSHGESADASPLTSKWKSDLYQSIDERYRVVKELVGSEKDLSQTCIELLKGTNLTGRGGAGFPTGLKWELVTKEQAETKYVICNADESEPGTFKDREIIRHAPHLIIEGMLLAGLTIGAESGIIYIRHEYGPEEAILKQALEDAYKQGLLGENAAESGKRFEVEVFTSPGGYILGEETALLEALEDKRGEPRNKPPYPGQFGLWGKPTLINNVETFAVAPSIIGNGPQWWADQGIGEFEGVKFVCISGDVKSPGVFEVPMGTTFATVIEMAGGVRDNKSVKAFLPGGASSLFLKPEFLETPIDFPAVKKVGSMLGTGAIMIFDEDRNLYDIATNITRFFRNESCGKCVPCRVGSEKGVAILESVFNGEYAASQLQVLDELHETLEETSICGLGQVALAPVISMLKQFPEEIPSHGN from the coding sequence GTGAAATTACTTCGCCAATTGATGGAACAACAGCACGAACGGGGATACCTCAGCGATGAAAATCTACGAGAGATTTCCCGGAACCAGAAGATCCCGCTCTATCGATTAGAAGAGTTGGTTTCGTTCTATCCAGCGTTCCGTCGAGAAGCCCCGAAACAATTCACGATCGATGTTTGCCGCGATGCCTGTTGCCAAATGGCAGAGAACTCTGCTTCGAGACAGGTTCTTTTGAACACGCTCAATCAACAGAATGTCGACTACGAATTGCGCGAAGTCTCCTGCCTTGGTCGCTGTGATGCGGCCCCCGCTGTGGCCGTCAATGATAATCCGATCGCACCACGTACACTGAACGACATTGAAGTAAAGACAGCTTTAGGGAACACTGCTCCCCACAATGGGTCTCACGGAGAATCTGCTGACGCGAGCCCGTTAACGTCGAAGTGGAAGTCTGACCTCTATCAATCGATCGACGAACGGTATCGAGTCGTCAAAGAGTTGGTCGGCTCTGAAAAGGATCTTTCACAAACTTGCATTGAGCTTCTAAAAGGAACGAACCTCACAGGTCGTGGAGGAGCAGGATTTCCAACCGGTCTGAAATGGGAACTTGTCACAAAAGAACAGGCGGAAACGAAATACGTCATCTGCAATGCCGACGAAAGTGAACCGGGAACGTTCAAGGACCGGGAAATAATCCGCCATGCTCCCCACTTGATCATCGAAGGAATGCTGCTTGCTGGCCTGACGATCGGTGCAGAGTCAGGCATTATTTATATTCGACATGAATACGGCCCGGAAGAAGCCATTCTCAAACAGGCCCTTGAGGACGCTTACAAACAAGGACTCCTCGGCGAGAATGCGGCTGAGTCTGGAAAGCGTTTCGAAGTAGAAGTCTTTACGTCACCAGGGGGGTATATCCTTGGGGAAGAGACTGCACTGCTTGAGGCACTCGAAGACAAACGAGGCGAGCCCCGAAACAAACCTCCCTACCCCGGTCAGTTTGGGTTGTGGGGAAAACCAACTCTGATTAACAACGTGGAAACATTTGCCGTGGCCCCGTCTATTATTGGGAACGGTCCGCAGTGGTGGGCAGATCAGGGCATTGGAGAATTCGAAGGTGTGAAGTTTGTCTGCATTTCTGGTGATGTCAAAAGTCCGGGAGTCTTCGAAGTTCCAATGGGGACAACATTCGCCACTGTCATCGAGATGGCCGGAGGCGTTCGCGACAACAAATCGGTGAAAGCCTTCCTCCCCGGAGGTGCCAGTTCTCTCTTTTTGAAACCGGAATTTCTGGAGACACCGATCGATTTCCCGGCAGTCAAAAAAGTGGGCAGCATGCTTGGAACGGGAGCAATTATGATTTTCGATGAAGATCGAAATTTGTACGACATCGCGACAAACATCACCCGATTCTTCCGAAATGAATCTTGCGGGAAGTGCGTTCCCTGCCGAGTTGGTAGTGAGAAAGGAGTCGCGATTTTGGAAAGTGTTTTCAATGGGGAATACGCCGCATCGCAATTGCAAGTTCTGGACGAACTCCACGAAACGCTTGAGGAAACATCCATTTGCGGATTAGGACAAGTCGCATTGGCACCTGTTATTTCGATGCTGAAACAGTTCCCGGAGGAAATTCCCAGCCATGGCAACTGA
- a CDS encoding CPBP family intramembrane glutamic endopeptidase — MDHHRHHDRHHGVTSTNESRSGELAALGFAICFPSILTFAYFVLFAGHPVSAPVYGIGKVIQFGFPAVWVFLVLREKIPRMGLKLSGEKNYWLRLGAGFGLAVSGLMIALALFWLKPSGFLDAPVIAIQGKIADMRVDSLSAYVVVSVFYCVCHSLLEEYYWRWFVFKRLQTFVSIPVAILVSSLGFMAHHVIVLAMFFGWSSPATYLFSLCIAVGGAVWAWMYERSGAIYAPWLSHALVDAGIFLLGYLLAGELLM; from the coding sequence ATCACGGCGTGACTTCAACGAATGAATCGAGATCAGGCGAACTCGCAGCTCTCGGTTTTGCGATCTGCTTTCCGAGCATCTTGACCTTTGCTTACTTTGTCTTGTTTGCAGGCCACCCAGTGAGTGCTCCGGTTTACGGGATCGGGAAGGTGATCCAGTTTGGATTTCCAGCGGTTTGGGTGTTTCTTGTTCTGCGAGAGAAAATCCCGCGAATGGGTCTGAAACTCTCAGGCGAAAAGAATTATTGGTTGCGACTTGGTGCTGGATTCGGGCTCGCCGTTTCCGGATTAATGATTGCCCTGGCACTTTTCTGGCTGAAACCGAGCGGCTTTCTTGATGCTCCAGTCATTGCAATTCAGGGAAAGATTGCAGACATGAGGGTCGACTCACTCTCTGCCTACGTGGTGGTCAGTGTTTTCTATTGCGTGTGCCATTCACTACTTGAAGAATATTACTGGCGATGGTTTGTGTTCAAACGATTGCAAACGTTCGTCTCGATTCCGGTTGCGATTCTGGTCTCAAGCTTGGGGTTCATGGCCCATCATGTGATTGTCTTGGCGATGTTCTTCGGTTGGTCATCACCTGCGACGTATCTCTTTTCATTGTGTATCGCTGTCGGTGGAGCAGTCTGGGCATGGATGTATGAGCGGAGCGGGGCGATTTATGCACCCTGGCTGAGCCATGCTCTCGTCGACGCCGGAATATTTCTGCTGGGATATCTGCTCGCTGGAGAGTTATTGATGTGA
- a CDS encoding outer membrane protein assembly factor BamB family protein yields MTRQFKMEAVIVRFKMLCRLSLSVVPLVVALLASASFVTAENWPGWRGPTGDGLSPDNRIPTEWDGDGKNLLWKTDISGDGYSSPIVWEDRIFLTSCIKETQERVLFCLDRINGKILWKTTVVKSPLETLHKFNSHSSGTPATDGKHVYVTFLEVDGKTVDARNVGKARPVTPGEIVVAAYDFHGRAVWKAKPGKFVSVHGFCSCPVLYKDKIIVNGDHDGESYLVALDKKTGATSWKVDRDNKTRSYVTPLIREIDGRTQMVFSGSSHVASYDPETGEQHWKIDGPTEQFVSSMVYDGKKFYLCAGFPTYHVMAIDPTGEGNVTDTHVVWHKTNAKCYVPSPVVVGDYLFVADDHGIANCFDTKTGDRLWRDRLGRHFSTSLVAANGLVYFLDDDGRTTIVKPGDEPNIVAVNGIGEECRASPAIANGRIYIRGLKHLYCIGENRVAEKNQ; encoded by the coding sequence ATGACACGGCAATTCAAGATGGAAGCGGTGATCGTGAGATTCAAAATGCTTTGTCGACTCAGTTTGAGTGTCGTTCCTCTGGTAGTGGCTCTTTTAGCATCTGCCTCATTTGTAACTGCCGAGAACTGGCCCGGATGGCGGGGACCGACTGGCGATGGGCTGAGTCCCGACAATCGCATCCCAACCGAATGGGACGGCGATGGGAAAAATCTTCTTTGGAAAACCGACATCTCTGGCGATGGATACTCATCGCCGATTGTCTGGGAGGACCGAATATTTCTCACCTCCTGCATAAAGGAGACTCAGGAGCGAGTCCTGTTTTGCCTGGATCGAATCAACGGAAAGATTCTCTGGAAGACTACGGTTGTGAAGTCTCCGCTGGAAACTCTCCACAAGTTCAACAGCCATTCCTCAGGAACCCCCGCGACGGATGGAAAGCATGTCTATGTGACGTTCCTCGAAGTTGACGGAAAAACTGTTGATGCCCGAAACGTGGGTAAAGCCCGGCCTGTCACGCCGGGAGAGATTGTTGTGGCTGCGTACGACTTTCATGGGCGAGCCGTTTGGAAAGCGAAGCCGGGGAAGTTCGTCAGCGTCCATGGATTCTGCAGTTGCCCTGTTCTTTACAAAGACAAAATCATCGTCAACGGCGATCATGACGGAGAATCTTATCTTGTCGCCCTCGATAAGAAGACCGGAGCAACAAGCTGGAAAGTGGATCGCGACAACAAAACTCGTAGTTACGTGACACCCCTGATCCGTGAGATCGACGGGCGCACTCAAATGGTGTTCTCAGGGAGTTCGCACGTTGCCAGCTACGATCCAGAAACGGGCGAGCAACATTGGAAAATCGATGGCCCGACCGAGCAGTTCGTCTCCTCGATGGTTTACGATGGTAAGAAGTTCTACCTGTGCGCAGGCTTTCCGACCTACCACGTGATGGCGATCGACCCCACTGGAGAAGGGAACGTCACCGACACTCACGTTGTCTGGCATAAGACAAACGCGAAATGCTATGTCCCCTCCCCTGTTGTGGTTGGGGATTATCTGTTCGTGGCAGATGATCACGGCATCGCAAATTGCTTCGACACGAAAACAGGTGACAGGCTTTGGCGAGACCGCTTGGGACGGCATTTCAGTACATCGCTTGTCGCTGCAAATGGACTCGTTTACTTTCTTGATGATGACGGCAGAACGACCATTGTGAAGCCGGGTGATGAGCCGAACATTGTCGCGGTGAATGGGATTGGAGAAGAGTGTCGCGCGTCACCGGCAATCGCCAACGGCCGCATTTACATTCGAGGGTTGAAGCACTTGTATTGCATCGGTGAAAACAGAGTCGCGGAGAAGAATCAGTGA
- a CDS encoding STAS domain-containing protein — translation MAPDPNMISLEWHGDALVVIATGAVEELNWDIVEHAAEIVLDPIRQQKAPMVVFDMSQVKYFGSVFLALLIRCHKLVKTCGGVMVICGLHDLAKDLLHITALDTLWAIYNTREEALEAIGA, via the coding sequence ATGGCGCCTGACCCGAATATGATCAGCCTGGAATGGCACGGTGACGCACTTGTTGTGATCGCCACAGGGGCTGTGGAGGAATTGAACTGGGACATTGTTGAACACGCTGCTGAGATCGTGCTCGATCCGATACGTCAGCAAAAAGCCCCGATGGTTGTCTTTGACATGTCTCAGGTCAAATACTTCGGGTCTGTCTTTTTAGCGTTACTGATTCGCTGTCATAAACTCGTCAAAACATGCGGCGGAGTGATGGTGATCTGCGGCCTTCACGATCTCGCCAAAGACTTATTACATATCACGGCACTCGATACACTCTGGGCGATCTACAACACACGTGAGGAAGCGCTCGAGGCGATCGGGGCATAG